The Anomaloglossus baeobatrachus isolate aAnoBae1 chromosome 7, aAnoBae1.hap1, whole genome shotgun sequence sequence TGTAGTCATTTGGCTCAATCTCCAGTCGAAGACTACCGGCTACGAAACTCACCTGTACATCTTCAATTTAGCAGTGGCTGACCTCTGTGTACTCCTGACCCTGCCTGTATGGATTGTTTCATTAGTACAGCATAACCAATGGCCAATGGGTGAGATGACCTGCAAGGTGACCCACCTGATCTTCTCCATCAATCTCTACAGCAGCATCTTCTTTCTAGCATGTATGAGCGTTGATCGCTATTTGTCTGTGTCCCTACGTGGAACCATTAGTAAACACAGGAGACAGATTATACGCCGGCTGGTTTGTGTACTCGTCTGGCTAGTTGCCTTTGGTGTCTCACTTCCAGACACCTACTATTTAAAAACTGTGTCCTCTCCTGTTACTAATGAGACTTTTTGCCGCTCTATGTACCCAGAGCATACATACAAAGAGTGGCTACTGGGAATGGAAATCCTAAACATTTTACTGGGTTTTATCGTCCCATTTGCAATCATTGCAGTCTTCTATTGCCTCCTGGCATGGTCTTTGTCATCCTCCTCATCTTCTTCATTATCATCCTCATCTTCCTCAGCTGTAGACCAAGAAAGAAGAATCAGTGGAAGGCTCATCGTTTCTTATGTAGTAGTATTTATGATGTGTTGGTTGCCCTACCATATCTTGGTGCTATTGGACGTGTTTTATTTCCTACACCTTTTGCCCTTCAGCTGCTTACTAGACAATTTTCTATATGCTGGCCTTAATATCACCCAATGCTACTCGCTTCTTCACTGTTGCATCAACCCGGTCTTGTACAGTCTTATTCACCGAAACTACCGCTATGAGATCATGAAAGCCTTCATATTTCGTTACTCTTCGAAAACTGGTCTTACAAAACTCATTGACTCCTCGAAGGTTTCAGAAGCAGAATACTCAGCTGTAGAGCAAACTCCAAAATGAGACCTACAAGAGATTGAGCGATGTGTTTCAATCAGACTTTAAGTGTCTGGGACCAAACTCATTCACATTCCTGCCGATGTGGGCAGATGAGAGAAGAGTCTTCAGGCCACAAGTACAGCTTAATTAATAAAGCTGGCATCTCATCAAGCTACACTTCCATCACCGAGAGAGCACAAGCAAACGAAGACTGTGCAGCAATAATAGCTGTGACCAGGGATTTCCCTGCTCGTCTCCAAACATCTGCCACCGAACTGTACTCTGAATACGGTTATAAATGGCACTAAAGAGCACTGACATTTGGTCCTGTCTCACCTAATTTTGTATTAGAAAAGGCACTGCATGTTAATCACTTAATAGCCATAAAATGGTGTACCCTCCTACCCACTCCCCTCCTGTGTCTACGAGGCACAGCACTCCTATAGAAAGTAGACTCTAAGCCAAATATTTCCTAGCTGGCAACTTCCCAACAATGAGGTAACTTATACCCATGGGGTAAACCCAGTCTATTAATATTATGTCAGCCACCGCCTTTGTACATATGTAATATAAAACATCTTTTGTAaagcatatatatatttttctatagctTATTGTATTTAAAAGCCATTTTATCTGGCAGTTCTTTGTATTTGAAATTCAAATAGAccttatatatatattcatatatgttaTCTATATTTTTGAAGTGTATGATAATTGACTTTTGCCAATTTTTACTGTATTTTATATCTCTTTGGTGGTTTTGCTAATACACAAAAAAGCTCTTTTTAACCATTAAAGCTTTGTACAAACAGTAGCCATTGTATCTGTGTGAATTCTGGTGTCTTGTGAGAGTTTAAAATAGAATTGGCCTCCGTAGGACAACTTGTTCTGCTAGCCAATGGGCAACGGTTCAAATGGTCATGTAGTGGAAGAGACAAATGAGATCCCTTATGGAGAATGGTTAGTAGGAAGATGCCCAGAGTGGCGATAAAAGGAGTGTACTGATGAGATGTAGGAAGATTGAGAACTGCAAATAAATCCAAGGCTTAAACGGAGAAAAAAAGGCATGGCTTCCTCATTGTGCCCAGGACGAGGGGCATTTATCACATTCTAACAAATCACCTTTTATTGAATAATGCAGATCCCGACTCTCGGCATAGAATCAACTATACTTGTCATGATGCTTTGCCAAACCGAAACTTTGTGCTTTCTGAGATTCTATCATTTTCTGAGCTTGCTTATCCCACTTGGAGACATCACGAGTAATAAAAGTGGCCGGTACTTTACTGTAAATGTGATGTGAAGCAATAGTGGCATGGCTCACTCGCCTAAAATCAGCCTGGCTAGGTCAATTTAGAAGGCAAAGTGGTTATCTCAACCAGAAAACAGATATATAGGACATAAGTTGTGTCTCCAAACAAATTTTATTGAGCAGAATTTAGCAGAAATTCCCCTTTTCCCAAAGGGTGCACTTACCAATCTTTAACAACTTTGACAATTGTGCCCTTTGGACAGTTGAGAATTTTGGGTAAAGTGAACGGGTCAGGTGCCATGTATACCCAGGAGCACGAGCAGggaaaaagtgttttttatttttattatattttttatttttatttttacaggtccctgtatctagtaccatAGTTAGAGATgtttaaaaaatgtatttctaaagatcctttatgatatgctaatgaggccagggacaagtcgcaaggacgttagttcctgcactcattccaacctcttggcatgttagcacacccacaggggcgtgccaaCATGCTATGCAATGCAGCATTACCAGTGGTGACGTGCATACTTGTATCTGCGctgattagcatatcataaaggatctttagaaatactttttctaaagatctctttatctatgctagtgtatacatggacggttaggcagagattagaaatatgcacccagaactgctcgtggttctgggtgcatattgcacctgacaggtttcctttaaagggaaccaatccccaggattttcgtatataacctaaagccagtgctatactggcactatcaggctgattcgctACATACcttttagtgggcagctcggatgtttaggttttgaaatcaaaaaaagtaaaaagtttataaaattagctgcttgttgagtggcaatTGCAATGGAGcacataatatattcatagttatgctaattctaacagagggaggggataactatgaatatattatctgctccagtgcaactgtcactcaacaagcagctaattttataaactttacttttttggatttcaaaatctaaacatccgagctgcccactaatggtatgtgagagaggggagccagcacaatctgaaaatggcatgcatcatataaaaagtgcaaattcacagatttattccaactgtactgtaatataaatgagatttttagcaaataattgatcaattctttaagccacccctgccaacgtcacggcaaatctcaataggggggtcctacactatattctgtatttcatgtgccatgcggcctcctagataaagttaaaagcagaaccataatagagcacacatacctgtaacctgtatatataaccgcttctatgttgcaaaaaaggcacttgtggatagagaccagcccaggtcccagcatgtggagcaagccctacacataccaggactatgtcagaactgatcctcccagtgccagacagcaaccattgataaaggcggaccagatccaagtatggtgcataattagcaatgcctgtggaaagggtgaggcaactgaatgtgaacagctaccaacaggaggaatatattgcaaactaagatcaggcgtgcatagcatggtggtgaccagccaccagacatttgtagcagaactacaacctaacagagagagaggggagccagcacgatctgaaaatggcatgcatcatataaaaagtgcaaattcacagatttattccaactgtactgtaatataatgcttttaactttatctaggaggccgcatggcacatgaaatacagaatatagagtaggacccccctattgagatttgccgtgacgttggcagggggggctcaaagaattgatcaattatttgctaaaaatctcatttttttttattatagtacagttggaataaatctgtgaattttcactttttatatgatgcatgccaatttcagatcgtgctggctcctttttctccactaatggtatgtatagaatcagcctgatagtgccagtatagcactggctttaggttgtatacgaaaatcctggtgattggttccctttcaaTGTTAGCCATATCACCATATTTACATTATATATGAAAACAATAATGTGACTTTTCTCCAGTAAAATATGATTTACCGAATGTATAGGTGATAAATGCTAGATTAGTGTGACTTCTGGGTCCCCTACAGTTGTTAAAATGGGGCATCAactgtttttgtaacccccctgtaGAATTTTACGAGGAGGATGCACATGCTTGACCTCTGCTATAATTGGTAGGGGTTGGCACCCCACTGGTCTTGTATTTATCACCCCTCCGTTGACGTTATAGACCAGAATACCAGTGTCCTATGGTCTGAAAATCCAGTACACTGCAAAATTT is a genomic window containing:
- the ACKR3 gene encoding atypical chemokine receptor 3 isoform X1, yielding MERLYFPTSAQMSAADFVVAMDYMDSINGSDLNISCSSGDCITLESVSCPNTLNKSALLYTLAIVHIFIFVVGLLANSVVIWLNLQSKTTGYETHLYIFNLAVADLCVLLTLPVWIVSLVQHNQWPMGEMTCKVTHLIFSINLYSSIFFLACMSVDRYLSVSLRGTISKHRRQIIRRLVCVLVWLVAFGVSLPDTYYLKTVSSPVTNETFCRSMYPEHTYKEWLLGMEILNILLGFIVPFAIIAVFYCLLAWSLSSSSSSSLSSSSSSAVDQERRISGRLIVSYVVVFMMCWLPYHILVLLDVFYFLHLLPFSCLLDNFLYAGLNITQCYSLLHCCINPVLYSLIHRNYRYEIMKAFIFRYSSKTGLTKLIDSSKVSEAEYSAVEQTPK
- the ACKR3 gene encoding atypical chemokine receptor 3 isoform X2; amino-acid sequence: MSAADFVVAMDYMDSINGSDLNISCSSGDCITLESVSCPNTLNKSALLYTLAIVHIFIFVVGLLANSVVIWLNLQSKTTGYETHLYIFNLAVADLCVLLTLPVWIVSLVQHNQWPMGEMTCKVTHLIFSINLYSSIFFLACMSVDRYLSVSLRGTISKHRRQIIRRLVCVLVWLVAFGVSLPDTYYLKTVSSPVTNETFCRSMYPEHTYKEWLLGMEILNILLGFIVPFAIIAVFYCLLAWSLSSSSSSSLSSSSSSAVDQERRISGRLIVSYVVVFMMCWLPYHILVLLDVFYFLHLLPFSCLLDNFLYAGLNITQCYSLLHCCINPVLYSLIHRNYRYEIMKAFIFRYSSKTGLTKLIDSSKVSEAEYSAVEQTPK